In the Blochmannia endosymbiont of Camponotus sp. genome, TGGTAAACCCCAATTCTTACATAACTGTAGTCGTTCCCAATGACTATCTGGTAATTCTTTTTCTCCAAAATAATCACTAACACCATAACAATAAAAACTTAATGGACGTTTAGCAGTAATAGCAGAATCTAACTGACGTAACGAACCAGAAGCAGCATTTCTAGAATTAGAAAAAGGTCTATTACCTTGCCGCACTGTTATCTCATTTAATTGTAAAAAGCATAATTTAGATATAAATATTTCTCCTCTAATTTCTAACAAATATGGTAGTTTATCATGATTATTAGCATCAATTTTTAAATACATAGGTACCGAATAAATAGTACGCACATTTTCGGTAACATCTTCTCCAATTTTTCCATCACCTCGAGTTGCTGCGCAAACTAATTTTCCATTTTTATATAATAAACTAACTGCCACTCCGTCTATCTTTAACTCACAACAATATGGGACAATATGATGATCATTAAGTTTTATTTTTATTCGTTTGTCAAATGATAACAATTGATATGATTGAACAATACTATTTAGAGATAACATTGGTATTTTATGACTTATTTTTTTAAAATTATCTTGTAATACACCTCCTATACGTTGTGTAGGAGAATTCTCTGTAATCAAATGAGGATAAATTTTTTCTAATTGATGCAGTTCTGCCAATATTGCATCATATTTTTCATCAGATACTTCAGATTCATTTTTTATATAATATATATATTCCCAATGACGTAATTTTTTTCTTAAGTTTTGTATTTTTTTTTCAATAAATTTCATAATATAAATGTTCCAACAAACATGGAGTATAATAATTGGTCTACACTCAAAATAAGTGTTTCTATCGACTAATAATTAAAGGTAAATAATGCAAATGTTTTAAATAATTAACTTTTTAAAATAAATAATACTTGAATAATAAATAATTATTAAATTTACTGTCATAAAGTAATCTATAGCGACGATAGAACATCCAATAAATTATTATATAATGAATGCACATATCAAGTTAATGCATAATAATTAATTTTATTCTGATATAAAACATTTAAATATTGATTTATATTTTAATTTAATTCTAACTATTTTTAAATATATTCTATTTCAAAACAAATATGTCATGTAACATTATATGACGCTGAGGAACATTAAATATGTATAAAATTTATCAAGACAATTCTTATACTATCGGTCATACCCCATTAGTCCGTCTTAATAAAATTGGAAATGGACACATTATGGTTAAGATAGAATCTAGAAATCCTAGCTTTAGTGTTAAATGTCGTATTGGCGCTAATATGATTTGGGATGCAGAAAAAAGAAACCTATTAAAATCAGACACAAAACTGATAGAAGCAACAAGCGGCAATACTGGCATTGCTTTAGCTTACGTAGCAGCAGCACGTCACTACAAATTAACTTTGACCATGCCAGAAACAATGAGTATTGAACGCCGTAAATTAATTAAAGCCTTAGGTGCTGAAATTATATTAACAAAAGGAAATGATGGAATGAAAGGCGCTATTGCCAAAGCAAAAGAGATTGCTGATTCTGATCCTAAACGTTATCTATTATTACAGCAATTTAATAATCCTGCAAATCCAGAAATTCATGAAAAAACAACAGGACCTGAAATTTGGAATGACTCTAATGGACAAATAGACATACTTGTAGCTGGAGTTGGTACAGGAGGAACTATCACCGGGATTGGAAGATTTTTTAAGAATATAAAGAAAAATAAAAAAATAATTATCGTAGCAGTGGAACCAGACAACTCTCCAATCATTACTCAAACATTATCTGGCCAAAAAATAACCCCAGCGCCACATAAAATTCAGGGTATTGGCGCTGGATTTATTCCAAAAAATCTTGACTTAACTTTAATTGACCAAGTAGAAACAGTAAGCATAGATGCAGCTATTAGCTATGCCAAACATTTAATGGAAAAAGAAGGAATTTTAGCTGGAATTTCTTCAGGTGCCGCATTAGCAGCTGCTATACAATTACAAAAAAACAAAATCTATGAGACTAAAAATATAGTAGTTATACTACCATCATCCAGTGAGCGATATTTAAGCACTATATTATTTTCAAACTTATAAAAAATAATAATTTTTTCTATTAATACTAAACACAACAGAAAACATTCATTTACGGGTGTTTTCTGTTTATATTTTTTCATAAAAAATGCTATGCACTTTTATACGTTGAAGAATTTACAAAAACATTGAATTAATTACATTATATAAATAGAATACTATATTTTCTGATATATTATAAGGATCTTAAAAGGATTAATGAAAAATATCTTTAGTTCATATTCTATTTTGAATGTGATATACATAAAAGATAAAATAAAAATCAATAAATTATTTATATAACAAATTTTGTTCATTTATATTCATCAAAAAAGTATTTAATTCAATAAAACTTGAAAAAAATATTATTTTCATCATATTATTTGATCAAATGGAGATAAAAATGTATCAAAAAGAAATTATAATTACTGCTTCCAATGGTTTACATACTCGCCCAGCTACTCAATTTGTAAAGGAAGCAAAAAACTTTAATTCTGAAATTACAGTAATCTCTAATGGGAAAAAAGCAAGTGCTAAAAGTTTATTTAAACTGCAAACACTAGGATTAAGTAAAGGTTCTATAGTTATTATTTCTGCTAACGGCATAGATGCAGAACAGGCAGTGCAACATTTAATTAAATTTATTGCTAAACTTAAATAAAAAATAACATAATTAATCAATGCAACTCTAATACAGGTAGAATTATGATTTCAGGAATTTCAGTATCACCTGGCATCGCCTTCGGAAAAGCGTTGCTATTGCAAGAAAAAAAAATTCTCATTAATTCAGAAAAAATTGCTATTAATTCTATTAAACAAGAAATAAATCGATTTATTTCTGGACGCACTGAAACTTCTAGACAATTAAAAGAAATTAAAAATAAAATAAAAAACCAATTAGACTCGAAAAAAGAAGCTATTTTTGAAGGCCATATCATCTTATTAGAAGATGAGGAACTTGAACAAGATATCGTCACTCTTATTAAAGAAGAACTATTTAGCGCAGATGCTGCTGTGTATTCAGTGATTGAAACCCAAGCAAAAGCCTTAGAAAAACTAGAAGATGAATATTTGAAAGAACGTGCCACCGACGTGCGAGA is a window encoding:
- the cysK gene encoding cysteine synthase A, which produces MYKIYQDNSYTIGHTPLVRLNKIGNGHIMVKIESRNPSFSVKCRIGANMIWDAEKRNLLKSDTKLIEATSGNTGIALAYVAAARHYKLTLTMPETMSIERRKLIKALGAEIILTKGNDGMKGAIAKAKEIADSDPKRYLLLQQFNNPANPEIHEKTTGPEIWNDSNGQIDILVAGVGTGGTITGIGRFFKNIKKNKKIIIVAVEPDNSPIITQTLSGQKITPAPHKIQGIGAGFIPKNLDLTLIDQVETVSIDAAISYAKHLMEKEGILAGISSGAALAAAIQLQKNKIYETKNIVVILPSSSERYLSTILFSNL
- a CDS encoding HPr family phosphocarrier protein, whose amino-acid sequence is MYQKEIIITASNGLHTRPATQFVKEAKNFNSEITVISNGKKASAKSLFKLQTLGLSKGSIVIISANGIDAEQAVQHLIKFIAKLK